One Peterkaempfera bronchialis DNA window includes the following coding sequences:
- a CDS encoding MFS transporter, which yields MSVMEAARPAPAKPEPRLPATELTARQVRLVFAGLMLALFLAALDQTIVATALPRIVGELHGLDRMSWVVTAYLLASTVVLPLYGKLGDIFGRARVFRFAIAIFIVGSALSGWCHSIDQLIAFRAVQGIGGGGLMIGVQSIIADIVSPRDRGRYMGLIGAVFGISSVAGPLLGGWFTDGPGWRWCFWVNIPIGALALLVTLLVLRLPRPTARPRLDLGGALLLAVASTCLVLATSWGGTTYAWTDPVIAALGAATVGCLVLFALVERFAAEPVIPLRLFRDGVFNVSGGIGVVVGVALFGAASYLPSFLQMVNGASATGSGLLMLPMMGGIVLASIGSGQLISRTGRYKAYPVLGGALSTAGMALLGLLLHADTPYVVSAAAMAVLGLGVGLSLPVLVLAVQNSVPPRDIGTATSANNYLRQIGGSVGAAVFGALFHARLTDRLAATLPPARPGGPALPDTDSITPELVRALPTPLRDAYVTAYADAMPRIFLYLVPVLALGFVLAFLLKEKPLATQPASGPAATPGDLGLPPQAPGPVPVSTPASASASTSASVSGAAPTYGTPAAPTGPAPGIPLRGTVREPDRGAVPNAVLTLIDMDGRQVARAASGASGSWALAAPRSGNYVLIAAAGGHQPQAVTVAVGSRPVDLDVVLGGTGRLSGAVRSTEGAPVLGAAVVLTDPRGEVVATGHTDDDGAYHFRDLVAGDYTLAVSARAYRPAALAVAVAPSGETRQDVALAGSGTLRGTVRTSGGHPVADARVTLLDSTGTVVAAVTTGADGTFRFSDLQPGEYTVIASGYPPVATALRLEDGHTERDLHLSHRLD from the coding sequence ATGTCTGTGATGGAGGCGGCCCGACCGGCCCCGGCCAAACCCGAACCCCGGCTGCCAGCAACGGAGTTGACGGCACGCCAGGTTCGACTGGTGTTCGCCGGGCTGATGCTCGCGCTCTTCCTGGCCGCCCTCGACCAGACCATCGTGGCCACCGCGCTGCCCCGGATCGTCGGCGAACTGCACGGCCTCGACCGGATGTCCTGGGTGGTCACCGCCTACCTGCTGGCCTCCACCGTGGTGCTGCCGCTCTACGGCAAGCTCGGCGACATCTTCGGCCGGGCCAGGGTCTTCCGGTTCGCCATCGCCATCTTCATCGTCGGCTCCGCGCTCTCCGGCTGGTGCCACTCCATCGACCAGCTGATCGCGTTCCGGGCGGTGCAGGGCATCGGCGGCGGCGGGCTGATGATCGGCGTCCAGTCGATCATCGCGGACATCGTCTCGCCCCGGGACCGAGGCCGCTACATGGGCCTGATCGGCGCGGTCTTCGGCATCTCCTCGGTCGCCGGTCCGCTGCTCGGCGGCTGGTTCACCGACGGGCCCGGCTGGCGCTGGTGCTTCTGGGTCAACATCCCGATCGGCGCCCTCGCCCTGCTGGTCACCCTGCTGGTGCTGCGGCTGCCCCGGCCGACCGCGCGGCCCCGGCTCGACCTCGGCGGCGCGCTGCTGCTGGCCGTCGCCTCCACCTGCCTGGTCCTCGCCACCAGCTGGGGAGGCACCACGTACGCCTGGACCGACCCGGTGATCGCCGCGCTGGGCGCCGCCACCGTCGGCTGCCTGGTCCTCTTCGCGCTGGTCGAACGGTTCGCGGCGGAGCCGGTGATCCCGCTGCGGCTCTTCCGCGACGGCGTCTTCAATGTCTCCGGTGGCATCGGCGTGGTGGTCGGCGTGGCGCTCTTCGGCGCCGCCAGCTACCTGCCCAGCTTCCTCCAGATGGTGAACGGGGCCAGCGCCACCGGCTCCGGCCTGCTGATGCTGCCCATGATGGGCGGCATCGTGCTGGCCTCCATCGGCTCCGGTCAGCTGATCAGCCGTACCGGACGCTACAAGGCGTACCCGGTCCTCGGCGGCGCCCTGTCCACCGCCGGCATGGCGCTGCTCGGACTGCTGCTGCACGCCGACACCCCGTACGTGGTCTCCGCCGCGGCCATGGCCGTACTCGGCCTCGGCGTGGGCCTCTCGCTGCCCGTGCTGGTGCTGGCGGTGCAGAACTCGGTGCCGCCGCGCGACATCGGCACCGCCACCTCCGCCAACAACTACCTGCGCCAGATCGGAGGCTCGGTGGGCGCCGCCGTCTTCGGCGCCCTCTTCCACGCCCGGCTCACCGACCGGCTCGCCGCCACCCTGCCGCCCGCCCGGCCCGGCGGTCCCGCCCTGCCGGACACCGACTCCATCACCCCGGAGCTGGTCCGGGCACTGCCGACGCCGCTGCGGGACGCCTATGTCACCGCGTACGCCGACGCCATGCCGCGGATCTTCCTCTACCTGGTGCCCGTGCTGGCGCTGGGCTTCGTCCTCGCCTTCCTGCTCAAGGAGAAACCCTTGGCCACCCAACCGGCCTCCGGACCCGCAGCGACCCCGGGCGACCTCGGGCTGCCGCCCCAGGCCCCCGGCCCGGTCCCGGTGTCGACACCGGCATCGGCATCGGCGTCAACGTCGGCATCGGTATCTGGGGCCGCGCCCACATATGGGACCCCCGCCGCGCCGACCGGGCCCGCCCCCGGCATCCCGCTGCGCGGCACCGTCCGGGAACCCGACCGGGGCGCCGTACCCAACGCCGTGCTGACCCTGATCGACATGGACGGCCGACAGGTCGCCAGGGCCGCCAGCGGCGCCTCCGGCAGCTGGGCGCTGGCCGCTCCCCGGTCCGGCAACTATGTGCTGATCGCCGCCGCCGGCGGCCACCAGCCGCAGGCCGTCACCGTCGCCGTGGGCAGCCGCCCGGTCGACCTCGACGTGGTGCTCGGCGGCACCGGACGGCTCAGCGGAGCGGTCCGCAGCACCGAGGGCGCCCCGGTGCTCGGCGCCGCCGTGGTGCTCACCGACCCGCGCGGCGAGGTGGTGGCCACCGGCCACACCGACGACGACGGCGCCTACCACTTCCGGGACCTGGTGGCGGGCGACTACACCCTCGCCGTCAGCGCCCGCGCCTACCGCCCCGCCGCACTGGCCGTGGCCGTCGCCCCCAGCGGCGAGACCCGGCAGGACGTGGCGCTGGCCGGCAGCGGCACCCTGCGCGGCACCGTACGGACCAGCGGCGGCCATCCGGTCGCCGACGCCCGGGTGACGCTGCTGGACTCCACGGGCACGGTCGTCGCCGCCGTCACCACCGGCGCGGACGGCACCTTCCGCTTCAGCGACCTCCAGCCGGGGGAGTACACGGTGATCGCCAGCGGCTACCCGCCGGTGGCCACGGCACTGCGCCTGGAGGACGGCCACACCGAGCGCGACCTGCATCTCTCCCACCGGCTCGACTGA
- a CDS encoding lactate 2-monooxygenase, whose translation MQGQDWSAFQFEIYLNGMNGTVPRLPTDLSRLEEMAAQRLGPGPVGYVAGSAGSGRTERANREALDRWAIVPRMLRDVRERDLGVELFGRRLPAPVALAPVGVLSIMHPDAEPAAARAAAALGLPFTASSAADTTMEQIAEAMGEQAERWFQLYWPKDREVCVSFLGRAKAAGYSVLVVTLDTWLLAWRPRDLDQAYLPFLHGIGTANYFSDPAFRAGLAKPVEEDPTAAVLHWAQMFADPGKTWEDLAFLRDHWDGPIVLKGVLHPDDARRAADAGMDGVVVSNHGGRQVNGAIGAADALPGIAEAVGDRLTVLFDSGVRSGDDVLKALALGARGVLLGRPYVYGLGLDGEAGVTHVLRCLLAEFDLTMALSGYTRPGELTREALTRPGGA comes from the coding sequence ATGCAGGGACAGGACTGGTCGGCGTTCCAGTTCGAGATCTACCTCAACGGTATGAACGGCACCGTCCCCCGACTGCCCACCGACCTCAGCCGCCTGGAGGAGATGGCGGCGCAGCGGCTCGGGCCCGGCCCGGTCGGCTATGTCGCCGGGAGCGCGGGCAGCGGCCGTACCGAGCGGGCCAACCGGGAGGCGCTGGACCGGTGGGCGATCGTGCCACGGATGCTGCGCGACGTACGCGAGCGGGATCTGGGCGTGGAGCTGTTCGGCCGACGGCTGCCGGCGCCGGTGGCGCTGGCCCCGGTGGGAGTGCTGTCGATCATGCACCCGGACGCCGAGCCGGCGGCGGCCAGGGCTGCCGCCGCGCTGGGCCTGCCGTTCACCGCGTCGTCGGCCGCCGACACCACCATGGAGCAGATCGCGGAGGCGATGGGCGAGCAGGCGGAGCGCTGGTTCCAGCTGTACTGGCCCAAGGACCGGGAGGTCTGCGTCAGCTTCCTCGGCCGGGCCAAGGCCGCCGGGTACTCGGTGCTGGTGGTCACCCTGGACACCTGGCTGCTGGCCTGGCGGCCACGCGACCTGGACCAGGCGTATCTGCCGTTTCTGCATGGCATCGGCACCGCCAACTACTTCTCCGACCCGGCCTTCCGGGCCGGCCTCGCCAAGCCGGTGGAGGAGGACCCGACGGCTGCGGTGCTGCACTGGGCGCAGATGTTCGCCGACCCCGGCAAGACCTGGGAGGACCTGGCGTTCCTGCGGGACCACTGGGACGGGCCGATCGTCCTCAAGGGCGTGCTGCACCCCGACGACGCCCGGCGGGCCGCCGACGCGGGGATGGACGGCGTGGTGGTCTCCAACCACGGCGGCCGGCAGGTCAATGGCGCGATCGGCGCCGCCGACGCCCTGCCGGGGATCGCCGAGGCGGTGGGCGACCGGCTGACCGTGCTCTTCGACAGCGGCGTACGGAGCGGCGACGACGTGCTCAAGGCGCTGGCGCTGGGCGCCCGGGGCGTGCTGCTGGGCCGCCCGTACGTCTATGGGCTGGGGCTGGACGGCGAGGCCGGGGTCACCCATGTGCTGCGCTGCCTGCTCGCCGAGTTCGACCTCACCATGGCGCTCTCCGGGTACACCCGGCCCGGCGAGCTGACCCGCGAAGCGCTGACCCGTCCCGGGGGCGCCTGA
- a CDS encoding PP2C family protein-serine/threonine phosphatase: MEYNRQSLRGLPRWTQLLPFLLIAAAVVLDIPTPPQLSTFPLLAAAPVAAAPLLSLAGTVAAGCTADLAGLYLVYRHGGRLDFAAVSELVSIVVLTIFAAGVNQLMSRDQRMLRSARDMAEAVQRAVLPPPPARIGPLAIAARYTAAEEEAAIGGDLYAVQRTRHGVRLLIGDVRGKGPGAVEAVTVLLGAFREAADRTPDLPDMLRVLERAVRRLNELREDAETFATAVVAEIGTDFRTLRMANRGHPAPLLVDGERTRVLEPRIPALPLGLGDLAAPATPIDRFDLAQGTALLLFTDGVTEARDRDGVFYDPLPRMSRPVPPGPDGLLDALLADLTRHTGRRLTDDVALLAVVHEAVPSRLLGATPLSGVHPGRPAVRLRQAVLRLHH; encoded by the coding sequence ATGGAGTACAACCGCCAATCCCTGCGCGGGCTGCCCAGGTGGACCCAGCTGCTGCCCTTCCTGCTGATCGCCGCCGCGGTGGTGCTCGACATCCCCACCCCGCCGCAGCTCAGCACCTTCCCGCTGCTGGCGGCCGCGCCGGTGGCCGCCGCGCCGCTGCTGTCCCTGGCGGGGACGGTCGCGGCGGGCTGCACCGCCGACCTGGCGGGGCTCTACCTGGTCTACCGGCACGGCGGCCGGCTGGACTTCGCCGCCGTCAGCGAGCTGGTCAGCATCGTCGTGCTGACCATCTTCGCGGCGGGCGTCAACCAGCTGATGAGCCGCGACCAGCGGATGCTGCGCTCGGCCCGGGACATGGCCGAGGCCGTCCAGCGGGCGGTACTGCCGCCGCCGCCCGCCCGCATCGGTCCGCTGGCCATCGCCGCCCGGTACACCGCCGCCGAGGAGGAGGCCGCCATCGGCGGGGACCTCTACGCCGTCCAGCGCACCCGGCACGGTGTGCGGCTGCTGATCGGCGACGTCCGGGGGAAGGGGCCGGGCGCGGTGGAGGCGGTCACCGTGCTGCTGGGTGCCTTCCGCGAGGCCGCCGACCGCACCCCGGACCTGCCCGACATGCTGCGGGTGCTGGAGCGGGCGGTACGGCGGCTGAACGAGCTGCGGGAGGACGCCGAGACCTTCGCCACGGCCGTCGTCGCCGAGATCGGCACCGACTTCCGCACCCTGCGGATGGCCAACCGGGGGCATCCGGCACCGCTGCTGGTCGACGGCGAGCGCACCCGCGTCCTGGAGCCGAGAATCCCCGCCCTGCCACTGGGTCTCGGCGACCTGGCCGCCCCCGCCACCCCGATCGACCGGTTCGACCTGGCCCAGGGCACCGCCCTGCTGCTCTTCACCGACGGGGTCACCGAGGCCCGCGACCGCGACGGGGTCTTCTACGACCCGCTGCCCCGGATGTCCCGGCCCGTCCCGCCCGGCCCCGACGGTCTGCTGGACGCCCTCCTCGCCGACCTCACCCGCCACACCGGGCGGCGGCTCACCGATGACGTCGCCCTGCTCGCCGTGGTGCACGAGGCCGTGCCGAGCCGGCTGCTGGGCGCGACGCCGCTGAGCGGAGTCCACCCGGGCCGCCCGGCCGTCCGGCTCCGGCAGGCCGTACTCCGCCTCCACCACTGA
- a CDS encoding SRPBCC family protein — translation MSQVYAATERVLEASPERVYEALADYERTRPRLLPIQYSEYEVREGGKGAGTQVHWKLQATEKRVRDCLFTVSEPTPGRLVETDANSSMVITWTVTPAGEGRSKVVVETTWQGAGGIGGFFERTFAPKGINRIHGEVLDRLAAEVH, via the coding sequence ATGTCGCAGGTGTACGCCGCCACGGAGCGGGTGCTGGAGGCATCCCCGGAGCGGGTCTACGAGGCGCTCGCCGACTATGAGCGGACCCGTCCCCGGCTGCTGCCCATCCAGTACAGCGAGTACGAGGTGCGCGAAGGCGGCAAGGGCGCCGGCACGCAGGTCCACTGGAAGCTCCAGGCCACCGAGAAGCGGGTGCGGGACTGCCTCTTCACCGTCTCCGAGCCCACCCCGGGGCGGCTGGTGGAGACCGACGCCAACTCCAGCATGGTGATCACCTGGACGGTCACCCCGGCGGGCGAGGGCCGGTCCAAGGTGGTCGTCGAGACGACCTGGCAGGGCGCCGGCGGCATCGGCGGCTTCTTTGAGCGCACCTTTGCGCCCAAGGGCATCAACCGCATCCACGGCGAGGTGCTGGACCGGCTCGCCGCCGAGGTGCACTGA
- a CDS encoding 2-hydroxyacid dehydrogenase: protein MTDRKSVLVVVPVHLGGRETGTALSAGLADRAEVTVVESTDEDPAALARAQAVVTALAPVTAGQIAAAPRLEFVQCTSHGFDYIDLDAARRHGVTVANISSTGAEQQDVAEHTFALMLALAKQIIPAHTALAAADWATPRLQPALTELSGKTLGLVGFGAIGQQVARRAVAFDMAVRYTARHGYPEAEQRYGARRVELEELLRTADYVSLHLPLTPETRRLLDRDRLALLKPTAFLVNTSRGAIVDQEALADALEAARLAGAGLDVFDPEPPTAALRLLRTPNTVLTPHIAGVTRETLVRIALAAIDNTAAYLEGRPPRDTVG from the coding sequence ATGACCGACCGCAAGAGTGTGCTGGTCGTCGTCCCGGTCCATCTCGGTGGGCGGGAGACCGGCACCGCGCTGTCCGCCGGGCTCGCCGACCGGGCCGAAGTCACCGTGGTGGAGTCCACCGACGAGGACCCGGCGGCGCTGGCCCGCGCCCAGGCGGTGGTCACCGCGCTGGCCCCGGTGACCGCCGGGCAGATCGCGGCGGCGCCCCGGCTGGAGTTCGTCCAGTGCACCAGCCACGGCTTCGACTACATCGACCTGGACGCCGCCCGCCGCCACGGCGTCACCGTCGCCAACATCAGCTCCACCGGCGCCGAGCAGCAGGACGTGGCCGAGCACACCTTCGCCCTGATGCTCGCCCTGGCCAAGCAGATCATCCCGGCGCACACCGCGCTGGCCGCCGCCGACTGGGCCACGCCCCGGCTTCAGCCCGCCCTCACCGAACTCTCCGGCAAGACGCTGGGCCTGGTCGGCTTCGGAGCCATCGGGCAGCAGGTCGCCCGGCGGGCCGTCGCCTTCGACATGGCGGTGCGGTACACGGCCCGCCACGGCTACCCGGAGGCCGAGCAGCGGTACGGCGCCCGGCGGGTGGAGCTGGAGGAACTGCTGCGCACCGCCGACTATGTCTCACTGCACCTGCCGCTCACCCCGGAGACCCGCCGGCTGCTGGACCGGGACCGGCTGGCGCTGCTCAAGCCCACCGCCTTCCTGGTCAACACCTCGCGCGGGGCGATCGTCGACCAGGAGGCGCTGGCGGACGCCCTGGAGGCGGCCCGCCTCGCCGGGGCCGGGCTGGACGTCTTCGACCCGGAGCCGCCCACCGCCGCGCTGCGGCTGCTGCGGACGCCCAACACCGTCCTCACCCCGCACATCGCCGGGGTCACCCGGGAGACGCTGGTCCGGATCGCGCTGGCCGCGATCGACAACACCGCCGCCTATCTGGAGGGCAGGCCGCCCCGCGACACGGTCGGCTGA
- a CDS encoding excinuclease ABC subunit UvrA has translation MNDRSCLPRPAPSGAHDPFVRVRGARLHNLRRIDVDLPRDAFVAFTGVSGSGKSSLAFGTLYAEAQRRYFESVAPYARRLLQQTGAPEVDEITELPPAVALQQRRGTPGSRSSVGTVTTLSNLLRMLFSRAGHYPEGTTERLDSDAFSPNTPAGACPECHGLGTVHRVTEASLVPDPSLSIRDHAIAAWPGAWQGKNLRDVVAALGHDIDRPWRELPQAERDWILFSDEQPVVTVHPVREAGRIQRPYQGQFMSAERYVMRAFSESRSAATRRRVLRHLESAPCPVCDGRRLRPEALAVTFAGRDIAALAALPLTALADALRDALRDTLRDTTCDTAGSDAAAVLTQDLVARIAVLAELGLGYLSMDRPTPTLSPGELQRLRLATQLRSGLFGVVYVLDEPSAGLHPADVEPLLAVLARLRAAGNSLFVVEHDMDVVRRADWVVDVGPGAGGQGGRVLHSGPVAGLRDVEESATRRYLYGPDGGQAAPARPPRRPDGWLRLRGVTLHNLRNLDVDLPLGVFTAVTGVSGSGKSTLVSLVLADLVAEALRARGGPAAAAPRDGQDDEDDPHGTPRAEVASAEGLDSLDRLVRVDQKPIGRTPRSNLATYTGLFDAVRRVFAATDQARAHGYGPGRFSFNTPSGRCETCQGEGFVAVELLFLPGTYAPCPTCHGARYNPETLRITYRGRTIADVLDLAVDEAADFLADVPAAARSLRTLRDVGLGYLRLGQPATELSGGEAQRIKLATELQRAHRGRTLYLLDEPTTGLHPADTAVLMRQLHGLVDAGNTVLVVEHDMAVVADADRVLDLGPGAGDDGGRVVAAGTPAQVARAPHSRTARYLARHLGVPGAS, from the coding sequence GTGAACGACCGCAGCTGCCTTCCCCGGCCCGCGCCGTCCGGCGCGCACGACCCCTTCGTCCGGGTGCGCGGCGCCCGCCTGCACAATCTGCGCCGCATCGACGTGGACCTCCCCCGCGACGCCTTTGTGGCCTTCACCGGAGTCTCCGGGTCGGGCAAGTCGTCGCTGGCCTTCGGCACCCTCTACGCCGAGGCCCAGCGCCGCTACTTCGAGTCCGTGGCGCCGTACGCCCGCCGGCTCCTCCAGCAGACCGGCGCACCCGAGGTGGACGAGATCACCGAACTGCCGCCCGCCGTGGCGCTCCAGCAGCGGCGCGGCACCCCCGGCTCCCGCTCCTCCGTCGGCACCGTCACCACGCTCTCCAACCTGCTGCGGATGCTCTTCTCCCGGGCCGGGCACTACCCCGAGGGCACCACCGAACGGCTGGACTCCGACGCCTTCTCGCCCAACACCCCGGCCGGCGCCTGCCCCGAGTGCCACGGCCTGGGCACCGTGCACCGGGTCACCGAAGCCTCCCTGGTGCCCGACCCGTCGCTCTCCATCCGCGACCATGCGATTGCCGCCTGGCCCGGCGCCTGGCAGGGCAAGAACCTGCGCGACGTGGTCGCGGCGCTCGGCCATGACATCGACCGGCCCTGGCGGGAGCTGCCGCAGGCCGAACGCGACTGGATCCTCTTCAGCGACGAGCAGCCCGTCGTCACCGTCCACCCGGTGCGCGAGGCCGGCCGCATCCAGCGCCCCTACCAGGGGCAGTTCATGAGCGCCGAACGCTATGTGATGCGCGCCTTCTCCGAGTCCAGGAGCGCGGCGACCCGCAGACGGGTGCTCCGGCACCTGGAGAGCGCCCCATGCCCGGTCTGCGACGGCCGCCGACTGCGGCCCGAGGCCCTGGCCGTGACCTTCGCCGGCCGCGACATCGCCGCCCTGGCCGCCCTGCCGCTCACCGCCCTCGCCGACGCCCTGCGCGACGCCCTGCGCGACACCCTGCGCGACACCACCTGCGACACCGCAGGGTCGGACGCCGCCGCCGTCCTCACCCAGGACCTGGTCGCCCGCATCGCCGTCCTGGCGGAACTGGGCCTCGGCTACCTCAGCATGGACCGCCCCACCCCCACCCTCTCGCCCGGCGAACTCCAGCGGCTCCGGCTGGCCACCCAGCTGCGCTCCGGCCTCTTCGGCGTCGTCTACGTGCTGGACGAACCCTCGGCCGGCCTCCACCCGGCCGATGTGGAACCCCTGCTGGCCGTACTCGCCAGGCTCAGGGCCGCAGGCAACTCGCTCTTCGTGGTCGAACACGACATGGACGTGGTGCGCCGCGCCGACTGGGTGGTCGACGTCGGCCCAGGGGCGGGCGGGCAGGGCGGCCGGGTGCTGCACAGCGGCCCGGTGGCCGGACTGCGGGACGTCGAGGAGTCGGCCACCCGGCGGTACCTGTACGGGCCGGACGGCGGGCAGGCCGCACCGGCCCGCCCGCCGCGCCGCCCCGACGGGTGGCTGCGCCTGCGCGGCGTCACCCTGCACAACCTGCGGAACCTGGACGTGGACCTGCCGCTGGGGGTCTTCACCGCCGTCACCGGGGTCTCCGGCTCCGGCAAGTCCACCCTGGTCAGCCTGGTCCTCGCCGACCTGGTCGCCGAGGCGCTGCGGGCCCGGGGCGGACCGGCCGCCGCTGCGCCCCGGGACGGCCAGGACGACGAGGACGACCCGCACGGCACCCCGCGCGCCGAGGTCGCCTCCGCCGAGGGGCTGGACTCCCTCGACCGGCTGGTCCGGGTCGACCAGAAGCCCATCGGCCGCACCCCCCGGTCCAACCTGGCCACCTACACCGGGCTCTTCGACGCCGTACGCAGGGTCTTCGCCGCCACCGACCAGGCCCGCGCCCACGGCTACGGCCCCGGGCGGTTCTCCTTCAACACGCCCTCCGGCCGCTGCGAGACCTGCCAGGGCGAGGGGTTCGTCGCGGTGGAACTGCTCTTCCTCCCCGGTACCTACGCCCCCTGCCCCACCTGCCACGGCGCCCGCTACAACCCCGAGACCCTGCGGATCACCTACCGGGGCCGGACCATCGCCGATGTGCTGGACCTGGCCGTGGACGAGGCCGCCGACTTCCTCGCCGACGTACCCGCCGCCGCCCGCTCGCTGCGCACCCTGCGTGACGTTGGGCTCGGCTATCTGCGGCTGGGCCAGCCCGCCACCGAACTCTCCGGCGGCGAGGCACAGCGGATCAAGCTGGCCACCGAACTCCAGCGGGCCCACCGTGGACGGACCCTCTATCTGCTGGACGAGCCCACCACCGGCCTCCACCCGGCCGACACCGCCGTGCTGATGCGCCAGTTGCACGGCCTGGTCGACGCCGGGAACACCGTGCTGGTCGTCGAGCACGACATGGCCGTGGTGGCGGACGCTGACCGGGTCCTGGACCTGGGCCCCGGAGCGGGCGACGACGGTGGCCGGGTGGTCGCCGCCGGTACCCCCGCCCAGGTGGCCCGCGCCCCGCACAGCCGCACCGCCCGCTACCTCGCCCGCCACCTCGGCGTCCCGGGCGCCAGCTGA
- a CDS encoding HipA family kinase produces MLNEVTALRHVVSLRAGGSVPGVTETDDLGTYVVKYTGAAQGRKALVAEVVVGELARRLGLRVPDLVRVRFDPAVAAGEPDQEVQDILRASAGLNLGMDFLPGARDFTRQGPAVDPLEAGRVVWLDALTANVDRTWRNPNLMVWHGRLWLIDHGAALIFHHRWSDAGAAVTRRYGMADHALGVFGPDVAAADRALAPLVTEELLREVVDLVPEEWLADEPGFDSVGQLREAYVAHLAARAAASELWLPDGFATPEQLRATEAERTAAKQAGRPAWLQHIPS; encoded by the coding sequence GTGTTGAACGAGGTAACCGCCCTGCGCCATGTGGTGTCGCTGCGGGCGGGGGGCTCCGTCCCCGGGGTGACCGAGACGGACGACCTGGGCACCTATGTGGTGAAGTACACCGGGGCCGCGCAGGGCCGCAAGGCGCTGGTGGCCGAGGTGGTGGTCGGGGAGCTGGCGCGGCGGCTGGGGCTGCGGGTGCCGGACCTGGTGCGGGTGCGGTTCGACCCGGCGGTGGCGGCCGGGGAGCCCGACCAGGAGGTCCAGGACATCCTGCGGGCCAGCGCGGGGCTCAACCTGGGCATGGACTTCCTGCCGGGGGCCCGCGACTTCACCCGGCAGGGCCCGGCGGTGGACCCGCTGGAGGCCGGCCGGGTCGTCTGGCTGGACGCGCTGACCGCCAATGTGGACCGCACCTGGCGCAACCCCAACCTGATGGTCTGGCACGGCAGGCTCTGGCTGATCGACCACGGCGCCGCGCTGATCTTCCACCACCGCTGGTCGGACGCCGGTGCCGCGGTGACCCGCCGCTATGGCATGGCCGACCACGCCCTGGGGGTCTTCGGGCCCGATGTGGCGGCGGCCGACCGGGCGCTGGCGCCGCTGGTCACCGAGGAGCTGCTGCGCGAGGTGGTGGACCTGGTGCCGGAGGAGTGGCTGGCGGACGAGCCGGGGTTCGACTCGGTCGGACAGCTCCGCGAGGCGTATGTGGCCCATCTGGCCGCACGGGCGGCGGCCTCCGAGCTCTGGCTGCCGGACGGCTTCGCCACCCCCGAGCAGTTGCGCGCCACCGAGGCCGAGCGGACGGCGGCCAAGCAGGCCGGGCGCCCCGCCTGGCTCCAGCACATCCCGAGCTGA
- a CDS encoding Rv2578c family radical SAM protein: MRWDNLQLDTATADEPATGPAALFGADTVTRRFDTPEFRGITFHEVRARSIVNRVPGASRMPFSWTVNPYRGCTHACVYCFARRTHSYLDLDTGHDFDSQIVVKVNAAELLRRELGSRRWHGDHIAMGTNVDCYQRAEGRYRLMPGIIEALRDYANPFSILTKGSLILRDLELLRQAAAVTDVAVNLSVGFTDRELWRTVEPGTPSPQKRLEVCRTLTEAGIPCGVLMAPVLPYLSDSPEQLRATVRAIAEAGAVSVTPIVLHLRPGAREWYTAWLRRHRPDLLPRYEALYGEAAYAPRWYQRQITEAVHRLAAEYGCGATGPTASRRIPRPRPTRSPPPRPSSPCSDRRPTPGSAGG; encoded by the coding sequence ATGCGCTGGGACAACCTGCAACTGGACACCGCCACCGCCGACGAGCCCGCCACCGGCCCGGCCGCCCTCTTCGGCGCGGACACCGTCACCCGCCGGTTCGACACACCCGAGTTCCGCGGCATCACCTTCCACGAGGTGCGCGCCCGGTCGATCGTCAACCGGGTGCCCGGCGCCTCCCGGATGCCGTTCAGCTGGACGGTCAACCCCTACCGGGGGTGCACCCATGCCTGCGTCTACTGCTTCGCCCGGCGCACCCACAGCTATCTGGACCTCGACACCGGCCATGACTTCGACTCGCAGATCGTGGTCAAGGTCAACGCCGCCGAGCTGCTCCGCCGCGAGCTGGGCTCCCGGCGGTGGCACGGCGACCACATCGCCATGGGCACCAATGTGGACTGCTACCAGCGGGCCGAGGGCCGCTACCGGCTGATGCCCGGCATCATCGAGGCGCTGCGGGACTACGCCAACCCGTTCTCCATCCTCACCAAGGGGTCGCTGATCCTGCGCGACCTGGAGCTGCTGAGGCAGGCAGCCGCCGTCACCGATGTCGCCGTCAACCTCTCCGTCGGCTTCACCGACCGCGAGTTGTGGCGCACCGTCGAGCCCGGCACCCCCTCCCCGCAGAAGCGGCTGGAGGTCTGCCGCACCCTCACCGAGGCCGGTATCCCCTGCGGGGTGCTGATGGCCCCCGTGCTGCCGTACCTCAGCGACTCCCCCGAGCAGTTGCGGGCCACCGTGCGGGCCATCGCCGAGGCGGGCGCGGTCTCGGTCACCCCGATCGTGCTGCATCTGCGGCCGGGCGCCCGCGAGTGGTACACGGCCTGGCTGCGGCGCCACCGCCCGGACCTGCTGCCCCGCTACGAGGCGCTGTACGGCGAAGCCGCCTACGCCCCGCGCTGGTACCAGCGGCAGATCACCGAGGCCGTGCACCGGCTCGCCGCCGAGTACGGCTGCGGCGCCACCGGCCCGACCGCCTCCCGCCGCATCCCCCGGCCCCGGCCCACCCGGAGCCCCCCGCCCCGGCCCAGCTCACCCTGCTCTGACCGCCGCCCCACCCCCGGTTCGGCGGGCGGTTAG